The Gammaproteobacteria bacterium sequence ACGCTGCGAAGGTAAAGAGCCATTGATCCAGCTCATCTATCGATTCATCCTGGAAGTACCGATCATTTAAAAAGTGCAAGTACTTGACCCCTGCATGAATGTTGGGCTCCAACTCTTCAATGTTGGGAATATTGACGTTGGGATCTTTTGCCGTCGACGGCAGCATCTGCATGACGCCAATGGCACCAGCATGGCTGCGCTTGCTTTGGTCGAGACCCGATTCCTGATACGCTAGCGCCCCAATGATTAACCAGTCGAATCCGTACTTTTCGGAGTACGCTTGGAACAACGCGATCATCGCGTTGAATTTTTCGCGCTCGTTATTTGCCAGGGCGTTTCTAACGTACTTGGTGTTCTTAAGATAACGCTTGAAAAGCATGTTGCCGAGCAGGCTACCCTTTTTATTTTTCTTCACGAACGCGTTGATCACTTCCTGAAGTTTCGAGCTATCCTTGCGGAACGCCCACCCAATCTGGCCTCCGGTCCGTACCGTAATCTCTGGGTGGAGTTTGATGTTGTCAAAAATCTGCGCCCAGAACTCCCCCTTGTAACTGTCGATCACGATCGCGGGAAAGAGGCTGGCGTTGACCATTTCCAGCAGATCTTCATCCTCAAGAAGCTCATCAGCGAGCACAATATCGATTTCCGGTTTGCCCGCTTTCTTGAACCTCTCGTTCAGCTCCTGCAGGCTCTGGTAGTAGCTGCTCGATTTCCGCACGTGGATCTGCTTGCCGGCGAGATCCTCAATGGTGGCGAGTGCGGGGCCCTTCGGACTGGTGACGACGATCTCGTTCACCCCGGTCCGGAACGGATCGGAGAAATCCACCAGCGTCTGACGCTCTGGTGTGATCGTGAGATTGCTGGCGGCGATATCCCCGCGGCCTTCAATAAGCCCCGGTATCAACTGCTCGCGGGGGGTCGGGATGACCACGAGCTCCACCCGTAGGGTCTTCTTCTTCAGCCTGGCGTTGATGTCTTTCTCGAACGCCTTGAGGAGCTCGTAAGTGAGGCCGCGTTGGTGGCCGGCGTCCAAGAAATAGAAGGTCTTGCTGAAGGCGACGTGGGCGCGGATGCGGTGCCGCTCTGCCATGCCGTCGAAATCCCCCGCCCATGGCTCGTTAAACTCCGCCTCCGGTGTCGATGCAGGTTCTTCGCCCCAGACCGGTGGCAAGAGCACGGTGGAGAGAAAGAGGGCCGTCCCGATGACTGCACGGCCCGTATGGGACGAGAACCGGCTTCTGAATCCTGCTGTTTCAGCCTGACGCTTGTGATCAGCAGATCGATTCGTTCCGAGCATTGGGCTTCCTACGCGCCATTGCTAGACCCTCGAGCTGAACGGCTAAGTGGCGTACGTACTCGAACCGCGGCACTCGCCGGACCCAGACGCCTTTCGAGGGAGTTCGGTGTCAGATTACGCTGCAGATTCTAACGTGGCCCCGGTTATGTAGACAACGGGGGGCAAGACGCAAAGGACGATTTCCCGATTTATTTACACTTTTTCGACTTGGATCGGATCACCCTCTTTAATGGTCTTTAACTGTTTGACATCGCCCAGCGCCTTGGCCCAGATGTTTGTTTTTGCAGCAAGTCGAATTTCGTCACCTTGGGATATGGGGGTTCTCCCATAACCGATGGCGATACATTGGCCTTCTACCCAGTAAGCAATCTCGCCCGGTTCCACCACATCCCTTGCATCGGGTTCTTTTGATACCTCCAGCGGTGCTGAAAAGTAAACCTCCTCGCCCCACGTCCGGGCTAAGCTGCGGAAGGGTGCTTGATTGTACATGGCCTTCGCAGTGGGTGTATCGAAGAGTTCAACCTCCAATTCCACCGAACCGAGCTTGAGTTTGATGCGCTGCATGATGCTCTCTTACTAAGTGGCCGCGGTCGGTACTGAACCGATTATATCCCGTCGTTTAGTAGGATAACGTGAAGATATCTTGGCCCGTGGGCACCCAGTTGTATCGTTTGCTCAATGTCTGCTGTACGCGATGGCCCTGTGATGAAATTGACTGTACGCGGGAGCGCCTGCGGTTCGTTTCGTAATCTTTTCCAAACATCTTCAATGTATCTGACTATGTGTTGCTTGGGTAATAGAACAATGTGGTGATCAGACAGAAAGTTGAGCGTCGTAGGGGAGCTTGCCGAGGAGAGAAGAACTAAAGTGCCGGTTTCTGCAATTCCGCAATAGGCTGGTGTCAAGCTGACAGGGTGTCGGCCGTCGTTTAGTCCGCAATAAGTTGTGATGCCTTTCCAGGATAATTGTCTTAACTCGGCATCATCCGCCATGATAAGCTCGGACGGAAGTTTATGCCGCTGCATATACTGAGCGATCGTTTCTGGCAGCGTATGTACCCGGTCTATTGATGCCACGGTCGCTTCAGCAGCGACTAGGCGATCGACGAATCTGTCCAAGTTGGGCGATTCCCACTTGGGCTGACTGTGTATCGCTGGCCTTCGCATGCGCTCATCGAGCGCTTCCTTTTCAGTCATAGATAGCTCTCCGCGCTGCAGGGCGTTGCGAATCCGGCTGAAAAGCGCCTCACGTGGGTTAGTCATCTCATTTGCCCGCCTTGTGCCAGAGGCTTTGGAAAGTTGAACCCTGCGGTGCCGGAAAGTCGCGGCTCCGCGTCCAGGATCCGGCGAATGGCAGTCGTCGAAAGCGACCTTTACGCTTCCCGAGTTTGCCCAGTGTGAACATTGCGAGACGCGCCAGCATTTGGTAGAGGCGAGGTCTCTTGGCGAAAAAGGCCCAGCCGGACAACGCATAGCGGGTTGTTCTCGTGGTAAGTGAGAGCGTGAACTGACGCTCCCGCAGTGATCGCAGCATACGGGTTAGCGGGATCTTGACGGGACACACGGCGTCACAACGGCCATTCAATGTGCATGCGTTCGGCAGGTCACCGGATTGTTCCAGGCCGATCAGTGCGGGTGTCAGTATGGCGCCCATTGGTCCCGGGTACACCCATCCGTATGCGTGTCCACCAATGGTCCCGTACACAGGACAGTGATTCAAACAAGCACCGCAGCGTATACATCGAAGCATCTCTCTAAATTCGTTTGCCAACATCTCGGTACGACCGTTGTCGATCAGCACGACGTGGTATTCATCGGGGCCGTCGAGATCGTGCGTCCGCCTTGGGCCCGTAGTGAACGTTGTATAGGCAGTCATTTCCTGACCCGTCGCACTCCTGCCAAGTACACGTAGAAAAACAGCAGTGTCTTCAAGGGTCGGGACAAGCTTTTCAATGCCGGCTGTCACAATGTGAACACGAGGGAGCGTACAGGTTAAATCACCGTTCCCCTCGTTGGTGACGATGACGCTAGAACCCGTTTCAGCAATGAGAAAGTTGGCGCCCGTGATGCCGGCATCGGCTGTGAGAAATTTTTTCCTGAGCACACGACGGGCTTCTGCAACTAGCTCAGGAACGCCACAGTGCTTGTCTATATCGCCGCCTTGATCGTGATGCGCCTGGAATAATTCGGCAATTTGCTCGCGTGTCTTATGTACGGCGGGAGCAATGATGTGACTGGGAGGTTCATTCGCCAGTTGCAGCACATACTCTCCGAGATCGGTCTCTACCGGCTCGATGTCTGCTTTGATTAATGCTTCATTGAGCCCGATCTCCTCAGCCGTCATGGACTTCCCTTTGGTGACCATTTTCGCGCCCCCGCGTTGGCAAATCCCTATGATCGCCTCACAAGCCTCCTTGGCAGTACGTGCCCAATGCACGTAACCGCCATTCGCCTGAACCTGAGCTTCAAAGCGCTCAAGATAAAAGTCGAGATGAGCAAGCGTATGATCTTTGATTTCCTTGGCTTGATCCCTGAGCCTGTCGAACTCCGGTAATGCAGAAACTGCAGCATGACGCTTGTCAATAAAGCCACTTTTAGCGCGAGCGAGGGCGCGCTGCAGGTTGCCATCAGCCAGGGCACGTCGCGCATTTATTTTGAATGATCGGGTTTCTGGCTGCATCTTTACCGACTTTCACTTATGGCGTTTTCATCGGTCATGCCAGCGAGCATCTCGACCGTGTGAAAACATCGAATGGGCACATTGAGTCGGCTTAAGCGCCCGGCAATATTAAGGAGGCAGCCCATATCACCCGATAACAGGGTATCCGCACCGGTTGCCTGGATGTCTTTCACTTTATCAGTGACTATGCGTTCAGATATGTCGGGATACTTGACGCAGAATGTCCCGCCAAATCCGCAGCAGACATCAGGCTCTCGCACTTCACGAAGGAAGAGCCCTCGAACTCCTGCAAGTAGCTTTCTTGGCTGTTTTTTTATGCATAGCTCACGCAGTCCAGCGCAGCTATCGTGGTAAGTAGCGACACCGTCATAATGCGCGTTTGTGGGCTGAAACTTCAGCACATCATGGAGAAAGCTCAGAATCTCAAAGCTTTTTTCAGAAAGCTGGCTCGCTCTGGCGTACCATTCGGGGTCGTCTCTAAATAGATACGGATAATGGACCTTTATCATTCCGATACAGGAGCCGGAAGGGGCAACGAGATAGTCATATTGCAGAAATGCATCGATAACCTTTTGGGCGATAGCTTTGCAGGTCGCACTGTCACCACTGTTGTATGCGGGTTGACCGCAACACGTTTGGAACTTGGGAACTTCAACTATGCAGTTTGCTTCTTCGAGTAATTTGACTGAGGCGAAGCCAACGGTCGGGCGAAACAGGTCGACTAAACAAGTGACAAATAATCCGATGCGTGGGCGTTTCACTCTTTTAACCATGCCTTGTAAAGTACCGTATATAGCGTAGGGAACAAAGCGAACGAGCAAACTGCACTACGTATAATGATAACAATCGTGGTCAAAAGCCCCTATGACGGATAGACCAGTAACTCTAAAGCGTAGCCTGTCACTTCTTCTGATTACATATTACGGTCTCGGTAACATTCTTGGGGCTGGCAGCTATGTGTTGGTCGGTAAGGTAGCTGGCTATGCAGGGATGTTGGTGCCGCTATTTTTTCTTGGCGCATCTTTGCTGGCCGCGCTTACTGCGCTCTCGTACGCAGAACTGTCTTCCCGTTATCCGCTTAGCGCCGGCGAAGCGGTGGTATCTGCACGGCGCTTTTGCGATTCCTTCTCTATCCATGCTCGTGGGGATACTTATCATTTCCGGAGGGATCGTCTCCGCTGCGACCATTGTACGAGGCTTTGTAGGATACTTTCAGGTGCTTGTGGACGTTCCCGGTTTCTTGGTCATGGTTGTGCTGGTTACCGGCTTGGGCGGTCTGGCGGCTTGGGGAATTGTTGAATCGGTACGCGCCGCAGCAATCATTACGTTGTTGGAGATTGTTGGCCTACTTCTCGTTATTGGCGTCGCGAGTCCGAGCTTATCAGAATTGCCAGCGCGCCGCCGGGAATGGGCGCCGCCAATGGATCCAGCTATCTGACAAGGGATATTCGTAGGCGCCTTTCTCGCTTTTTACGCGTTTATCGGGTTCGAAGACATGGTCAATGTAGCCGCAGAGGTCCGCGATCCCGTTCGCAATATGCCACGCGCCATCTTACTGGTATTGGGTGTGTCAACTATCTTGTATTTCGCTGTAGGCTTTGCGTGTGTGCTCGTCGTGCCCCCGGGCGAACTCGCGCGCTCCGATGCCCCTCTCGCCTTGGTTTACCAGCGCAACGGGCGGTGATCCCGTCTTGATCAGCGTTATCAGTTCGTTAGCAGTTACCAATGGCGCCCTGATCCAAATCATCATGTGTTCACGCGTGTGTCATGGGCTTAGCCGCCAAGGTTGGCTGCCCGAGGTCCTTGGCCGGATACATACCGTTACGCGTACCCCTCTGATTGCGACCGCACCGATTTCAGCTGCAATCTTGATTATGGCACTTTGGCTGCCGATTGAGACCCTCGCCAAGGCGACAAGTTTCTTGATCTTGGTTGTCTTTGCGCTAATCAACTTAGCGCTGTGGCGGATCAAGCAGCGCGAGCCACCTCCGGTTGGAGTATTTCTAGTTTCATCATGGGCACCAATAGCTGGTTTTGCCGCCCCGGTTCTTTTTGTGTTGTACCAATTTGTGACTGAGTTACGATGAACTGTCGCTGCATTAATTCAACAGTCGATGCTAAACGGGGTCCTCGGCTTTTCGGATCATAAATTCAAACACACCGTCTGATTCAGTGATACGTATGAGCTCGTGACCGGTCTGCGCACAAAAGGCTCGGAAATCTACAACGGCATGCGGATCTGTCGCTAGAATTTTCAGCACTTCCCCCGGGCGGATCTGAAGTAGCACAACCTTGGCGCGCAGTATGGGGAGGGGACAGTCAAGCCCCTTCACGTCTAGAATTTGATCAACATGCACCTCTGGAGTGTTGCGATCTTCTGCCAAGAGCTCACCTTTAAAGATCAACAGGGTGTACTCAGTATATTATGCGACGTTGCTTATCCGCCATTCGATCGGCTCGCAACGCGGAGACAGATATTGTTGATGCTAACCTTCGGTTTTTGAGATTTAAGTCACACATGAGTGATGAATATTGTGACATAATTCACGAATTGTCGATTCTGGATTTTACGTAGGGATTTCCTATAATTAAGGGGCTTACTTCAGATATTTTCTCGGAGGGCGCTTAAATCTAAAGGTGCCAAGCGTGAATACAATGACATTACGTCTTAACGTTGGCTTGGTCATACTGGGTATTTTATTCACGGTGTGCTCTATCGTTTCGCTCGTGGCCTCTATTTATGCAAGAGGCGAGATCAGTAGCGGATTCTTTCTAGGAGCCTTTTTTCTCTCGCTCATTGTTGCAATCCTCGCATTCGGATTTGCTAAGGTTTTTCAATTACTCGATCAAATCCGTGTGCAAACAGACAAAGGCGATCTCGACGGAGCATAGACTGTTTCACTAGAAGCGGTTTTTCCGAAGCAAGCTTATCTAGTCGCCCAATAAGGTCAGTACATAGCACGTACGAAGCCGCGAGCATTTGCTCGCGAGGATCAGGTGGGATGGTAGCCGCGGGATTCGAATGATACGGGATATAGCATCCGGCGGGGAGGAGTGAGAATCGACACATATGATTTGAAACTCTGAGGGAGGAGCGAATGTCCTCAACCAAATTGACCTTGAACGAACAGGTCATCCGCAACAGCCTGCTTGCATCGGCCGGCAAGGCCCCTGTAGCGGCGACAGATCTTCAATTCAACGTTCAATATCTGAATGAGGCGGCTGAGAGCGTTTTCGGTCGCAGCAAAGAGGACATAAGAAATCGTCTATGTTCGCTCGAAAAGCAGATATTGGAATGGATAAGTACGCAGAAGAAGGACTTTCACGTGATACTCGAGCCAAAGAACAGCGCGGGTACACGGATTGTTAATACGAAGGTATCAGGAATATGGGACGACAATGAAGGCCTTATTGGTTTCTTGCTGATCGGGAACGATGTAACCGAAAGCAGGCAGGCTGAGTTGGAATTAAGAGCGAGTGAAAAGAAATATCGTGCGCTCTATGATGAAAACCCAGGCATGTATTTTACGGTTGATCCCGACGGAATCGTGCTATCAATCAACCGTCATGGCGCCGAACAGCTTGGTTATAGTGTCGATGAACTGATGGGGAGTTCGATCTTTGAATTAATCCACGAGCAGGACAGAAAAGCGACGAAACAAGTTCTTGAGAAGGTGATCGGGGAACCAGATCGGTTACGTCGTCGGGAAACGCGGGTGGTGCACAAGGACGGCAGCGTACTCTGGGTTCGAGAGGCGATTCGGCCAAGGAGAGACGAGACTGGTCAGATGGTCATTCTCATTGCATGCGAGGATGTGACAGAGGCCCATCAGCTG is a genomic window containing:
- a CDS encoding lytic transglycosylase F, which encodes MLGTNRSADHKRQAETAGFRSRFSSHTGRAVIGTALFLSTVLLPPVWGEEPASTPEAEFNEPWAGDFDGMAERHRIRAHVAFSKTFYFLDAGHQRGLTYELLKAFEKDINARLKKKTLRVELVVIPTPREQLIPGLIEGRGDIAASNLTITPERQTLVDFSDPFRTGVNEIVVTSPKGPALATIEDLAGKQIHVRKSSSYYQSLQELNERFKKAGKPEIDIVLADELLEDEDLLEMVNASLFPAIVIDSYKGEFWAQIFDNIKLHPEITVRTGGQIGWAFRKDSSKLQEVINAFVKKNKKGSLLGNMLFKRYLKNTKYVRNALANNEREKFNAMIALFQAYSEKYGFDWLIIGALAYQESGLDQSKRSHAGAIGVMQMLPSTAKDPNVNIPNIEELEPNIHAGVKYLHFLNDRYFQDESIDELDQWLFTFAAYNAGPAKVARLRKEAPKMRLDPNRWFRNVKIVAAKRI
- a CDS encoding cyclophilin-like fold protein, encoding MQRIKLKLGSVELEVELFDTPTAKAMYNQAPFRSLARTWGEEVYFSAPLEVSKEPDARDVVEPGEIAYWVEGQCIAIGYGRTPISQGDEIRLAAKTNIWAKALGDVKQLKTIKEGDPIQVEKV
- a CDS encoding lactate utilization protein; the protein is MTNPREALFSRIRNALQRGELSMTEKEALDERMRRPAIHSQPKWESPNLDRFVDRLVAAEATVASIDRVHTLPETIAQYMQRHKLPSELIMADDAELRQLSWKGITTYCGLNDGRHPVSLTPAYCGIAETGTLVLLSSASSPTTLNFLSDHHIVLLPKQHIVRYIEDVWKRLRNEPQALPRTVNFITGPSRTADIEQTIQLGAHGPRYLHVILLNDGI
- a CDS encoding LutB/LldF family L-lactate oxidation iron-sulfur protein, producing the protein MQPETRSFKINARRALADGNLQRALARAKSGFIDKRHAAVSALPEFDRLRDQAKEIKDHTLAHLDFYLERFEAQVQANGGYVHWARTAKEACEAIIGICQRGGAKMVTKGKSMTAEEIGLNEALIKADIEPVETDLGEYVLQLANEPPSHIIAPAVHKTREQIAELFQAHHDQGGDIDKHCGVPELVAEARRVLRKKFLTADAGITGANFLIAETGSSVIVTNEGNGDLTCTLPRVHIVTAGIEKLVPTLEDTAVFLRVLGRSATGQEMTAYTTFTTGPRRTHDLDGPDEYHVVLIDNGRTEMLANEFREMLRCIRCGACLNHCPVYGTIGGHAYGWVYPGPMGAILTPALIGLEQSGDLPNACTLNGRCDAVCPVKIPLTRMLRSLRERQFTLSLTTRTTRYALSGWAFFAKRPRLYQMLARLAMFTLGKLGKRKGRFRRLPFAGSWTRSRDFPAPQGSTFQSLWHKAGK
- a CDS encoding (Fe-S)-binding protein — protein: MVKRVKRPRIGLFVTCLVDLFRPTVGFASVKLLEEANCIVEVPKFQTCCGQPAYNSGDSATCKAIAQKVIDAFLQYDYLVAPSGSCIGMIKVHYPYLFRDDPEWYARASQLSEKSFEILSFLHDVLKFQPTNAHYDGVATYHDSCAGLRELCIKKQPRKLLAGVRGLFLREVREPDVCCGFGGTFCVKYPDISERIVTDKVKDIQATGADTLLSGDMGCLLNIAGRLSRLNVPIRCFHTVEMLAGMTDENAISESR
- a CDS encoding amino acid permease, which gives rise to MFVGAFLAFYAFIGFEDMVNVAAEVRDPVRNMPRAILLVLGVSTILYFAVGFACVLVVPPGELARSDAPLALVYQRNGR
- a CDS encoding amino acid permease; the protein is MISVISSLAVTNGALIQIIMCSRVCHGLSRQGWLPEVLGRIHTVTRTPLIATAPISAAILIMALWLPIETLAKATSFLILVVFALINLALWRIKQREPPPVGVFLVSSWAPIAGFAAPVLFVLYQFVTELR
- a CDS encoding sulfurtransferase TusA family protein; the protein is MAEDRNTPEVHVDQILDVKGLDCPLPILRAKVVLLQIRPGEVLKILATDPHAVVDFRAFCAQTGHELIRITESDGVFEFMIRKAEDPV